The Rhodopirellula bahusiensis genome has a window encoding:
- the cydB gene encoding cytochrome d ubiquinol oxidase subunit II: MNYELLTFIWFVLLGVLLTGYAILDGFDLGVGILHPFIAKDDRERRLVMNSIGPLWDGNEVWLVTFGGALFAAFPVAYATVFSSFYTAFFLLLTCLIGRAVSLEFRSKVHTPAWRKFWDIGFFLSSFTAAFLLGVAGGNVMAGMELGPKYLYEGNLLSQVYWYPLLVGCLTASLFALHGAIYLYLKTEHELQARARRFITKLFYLFAGLYVVVSFATFLHVPHATENIANYPILWIVPVLNALAVLNIPRAMHLGKPGYAFFTSSMVIAAFATLFSVAIFPNFMLSTLDPAYSVTLENARSSRGTLQTMLIIAVIGMPCVLSYTVIIYWIFRGKTKLDSNSY; encoded by the coding sequence ATGAACTACGAACTGCTCACCTTCATCTGGTTCGTATTGCTCGGCGTGCTGTTGACTGGGTATGCGATCCTGGACGGCTTTGATCTTGGCGTCGGTATTTTGCATCCTTTCATCGCGAAAGACGACCGTGAACGTCGCTTGGTGATGAACTCGATCGGTCCGTTGTGGGACGGCAACGAAGTTTGGTTGGTCACGTTCGGCGGTGCTTTGTTTGCGGCATTCCCGGTTGCCTACGCAACCGTGTTCAGCAGTTTCTACACCGCGTTCTTTCTTCTACTGACCTGTTTGATTGGCCGAGCCGTCAGTCTGGAATTCCGCTCCAAAGTTCACACCCCCGCCTGGCGAAAGTTTTGGGACATCGGGTTCTTTCTGTCATCGTTCACCGCAGCGTTCCTGCTTGGCGTGGCCGGAGGCAACGTGATGGCGGGAATGGAACTTGGACCCAAGTATCTGTACGAAGGCAACCTTCTCAGCCAAGTCTATTGGTACCCGCTGTTGGTTGGCTGTTTGACGGCGTCGCTGTTCGCGCTGCATGGAGCGATTTACCTGTATCTGAAAACAGAACATGAACTGCAGGCTCGAGCCCGCCGCTTCATCACAAAACTGTTCTATCTGTTTGCTGGCTTGTACGTCGTCGTCAGCTTCGCAACCTTCCTGCACGTTCCACACGCGACGGAGAACATCGCCAATTATCCAATTCTTTGGATTGTCCCCGTGCTGAACGCCCTGGCCGTGCTCAACATTCCACGGGCGATGCACCTCGGAAAACCTGGCTACGCGTTCTTCACGTCTTCCATGGTGATCGCAGCTTTCGCAACCCTCTTCAGCGTCGCGATCTTTCCCAACTTCATGCTGTCCACCCTCGATCCGGCTTACAGCGTCACTCTCGAAAACGCTCGCAGCAGCCGAGGAACGTTGCAAACGATGCTCATCATCGCTGTCATTGGCATGCCCTGCGTGCTCAGCTACACCGTGATCATCTACTGGATTTTCCGAGGCAAGACCAAACTCGATTCCAACAGCTACTGA
- a CDS encoding SGNH/GDSL hydrolase family protein — MHRPSSTLCCLIFCLFTSHQAHGEFELRDAVECHPRAGLPRFTAKVESGETVRVAYLGGSITAAPGWRIQSRQWLQQQYPAATIEEIHAAIGGTGSGLGVFRLQRDALQHDPDLLFVEFAVNDGGTSPERIHQSMEGIVRQTWAANPNTDICFVYTLTQQMLSDLQSGKMPRAASAMEMLADHYSIPSIHFGVEVARLEAAGKLVFKAPKPADMNAEPMVFSSDGVHPHVETGHRVYTETIARSWPKIIDANQTTQPHSLGKPLRDDNWEQAKMVAIEPEMLSGDWTKLPSDHSLAKRFQRNMPELYQANGPGASLEFTFEGTNAGVFDILGPDGGEVRVQIDGNEFTRNRIDGYCTYHRMATLKVGAELEPGQHTVKIELTPTQLDKREILFERNQADFDAKPEKYQDQTWYASSLMLIGDLK; from the coding sequence ATGCATCGACCCTCAAGCACGCTTTGCTGTCTGATCTTTTGTTTGTTCACCTCGCATCAAGCTCACGGCGAGTTTGAACTTCGAGATGCGGTGGAATGTCATCCTCGCGCCGGACTGCCTCGTTTCACCGCCAAGGTCGAATCAGGCGAAACCGTTCGCGTTGCCTATCTCGGCGGCAGCATCACTGCCGCACCGGGTTGGCGGATCCAGTCGCGCCAGTGGCTGCAACAGCAATACCCAGCGGCAACCATCGAAGAAATTCATGCGGCGATTGGTGGCACCGGGTCAGGCCTCGGTGTGTTTCGTCTTCAGCGTGATGCGTTGCAACACGATCCGGATTTGTTGTTTGTGGAATTCGCTGTCAACGATGGCGGAACCTCCCCCGAACGCATCCATCAATCCATGGAAGGGATCGTGCGTCAAACCTGGGCCGCGAATCCGAACACTGACATTTGCTTTGTCTACACACTGACGCAGCAGATGCTGTCTGATTTGCAATCCGGCAAGATGCCTCGTGCGGCCAGTGCCATGGAAATGTTGGCCGACCACTATTCGATTCCCTCCATCCACTTTGGCGTCGAAGTCGCACGCTTGGAAGCCGCTGGCAAACTTGTTTTCAAAGCACCCAAGCCTGCGGACATGAACGCGGAACCAATGGTCTTCTCAAGCGACGGGGTTCACCCACACGTCGAAACCGGACACCGCGTCTACACCGAAACGATTGCACGATCATGGCCGAAGATCATCGATGCAAACCAAACCACACAGCCGCATTCGCTTGGAAAGCCACTCCGAGATGACAACTGGGAACAAGCCAAGATGGTCGCCATTGAGCCCGAGATGTTAAGCGGGGACTGGACCAAACTCCCCTCGGATCATTCGTTGGCCAAGCGTTTTCAACGGAACATGCCCGAACTCTATCAAGCCAACGGCCCTGGTGCCAGCTTGGAGTTCACTTTCGAAGGAACCAACGCGGGAGTGTTCGACATCCTTGGCCCGGATGGTGGCGAAGTGCGTGTCCAAATCGACGGGAATGAATTCACTCGCAATCGAATTGATGGTTATTGCACCTACCACCGAATGGCAACACTGAAAGTTGGCGCGGAATTGGAACCGGGACAACACACCGTCAAAATTGAATTGACGCCCACACAACTGGACAAGCGAGAGATTCTCTTTGAACGAAACCAAGCGGATTTCGATGCGAAGCCCGAAAAGTACCAAGACCAAACATGGTACGCCTCATCACTAATGCTGATCGGCGACTTGAAGTGA
- a CDS encoding cytochrome ubiquinol oxidase subunit I, with protein MMDVEILSRLQFAGTIMFHYLFPPLSIGLGLQLFLCELSYYRTRNPAWEAAARFWTRVFAVNFAMGVATGIVMEFEFGTNWAAYSRFVGDVFGSALAAEGIFAFFLESGFLAVLVFGWDRVGPKMHLFSTLMVFLGSMFSAVWIVVANSWQQTPAGYHIVWQDVQGEMTPRAEVTSFWGMVLNPSSVDRLTHTLIGALVLGAFFVASVCSYYLLKNRHHEVARRCLSIALPSALLFTVLAAVTGHDSAQKLVETQPAKLAAMEAHFHTSDEPTGLTLFGWPDTENETIHFSIKLPYLLSLMVYNDPTVPVPGMDQIPEDERPPVWLPFQTFHLMVGLGTMMIGIAGLACWSWYRKTYEQKRWLLWAVVFMPLAAMTANQAGWITAEVGRQPWIVYPSVQDGVEMMGLKTADGLSESVTAQQVLSSIILFGIIYSLLFAVWVFVLNNKIQHGPESGEELTEYKRKLKADSMSEKFGQSGKSHGGDMLEEGVR; from the coding sequence ATGATGGATGTCGAGATACTGAGCCGGTTGCAGTTTGCTGGGACAATTATGTTCCACTACTTGTTCCCGCCGTTGTCGATCGGACTTGGTCTGCAGTTGTTCCTTTGCGAACTGTCCTACTATCGAACTCGCAACCCTGCTTGGGAAGCAGCCGCTAGGTTTTGGACCCGCGTCTTCGCGGTCAATTTTGCGATGGGGGTGGCGACCGGAATTGTGATGGAGTTCGAGTTCGGGACGAACTGGGCCGCCTACTCACGATTCGTAGGCGATGTGTTCGGATCGGCTTTGGCAGCGGAAGGCATCTTCGCATTCTTTCTGGAAAGCGGATTCTTGGCAGTGTTGGTGTTCGGCTGGGATCGAGTCGGCCCCAAAATGCACCTGTTCAGCACACTGATGGTGTTCCTAGGTTCGATGTTCAGTGCGGTATGGATCGTTGTTGCAAACAGTTGGCAACAAACTCCCGCTGGCTATCACATTGTCTGGCAGGACGTCCAAGGCGAAATGACGCCGCGAGCTGAAGTGACCAGTTTCTGGGGCATGGTTCTCAATCCCTCGTCGGTTGATCGATTGACGCATACGCTGATCGGTGCCCTTGTTCTGGGAGCCTTCTTTGTGGCCTCGGTTTGCTCCTACTATTTGTTGAAGAATCGACATCATGAGGTCGCACGTCGATGCTTGTCGATCGCGTTGCCTTCCGCTTTGCTCTTCACTGTCTTGGCTGCCGTAACGGGTCATGACTCAGCACAGAAACTGGTGGAAACCCAGCCCGCAAAGCTCGCCGCGATGGAAGCTCACTTTCACACCAGTGACGAACCCACTGGCCTGACCCTCTTTGGTTGGCCTGACACCGAAAACGAAACCATTCACTTCAGTATCAAGCTGCCTTACCTACTGAGTTTGATGGTCTACAACGACCCAACCGTGCCCGTTCCGGGGATGGATCAGATTCCGGAAGACGAGCGTCCACCCGTCTGGCTGCCGTTCCAAACATTTCATCTGATGGTTGGGCTTGGCACGATGATGATCGGAATCGCGGGGCTGGCGTGTTGGTCTTGGTATCGAAAAACCTATGAACAAAAACGCTGGTTGCTTTGGGCGGTCGTCTTCATGCCACTCGCGGCGATGACGGCCAATCAGGCCGGATGGATTACCGCGGAAGTTGGCAGGCAACCTTGGATCGTTTACCCATCAGTTCAAGATGGCGTGGAAATGATGGGGCTGAAGACGGCGGACGGCCTGAGTGAATCAGTGACCGCCCAGCAAGTGCTCAGCTCAATCATCTTGTTCGGCATCATCTATTCGCTGCTGTTCGCAGTTTGGGTGTTTGTCCTCAACAACAAGATCCAGCACGGCCCCGAAAGCGGTGAAGAACTCACCGAATACAAACGAAAACTCAAAGCCGACTCGATGTCTGAGAAATTTGGGCAGAGCGGTAAATCTCACGGCGGCGACATGTTGGAAGAAGGTGTGCGATGA
- a CDS encoding FAD-dependent oxidoreductase: MANKSIVLLGIGHTNAHIIHQWEKHPIEGCDLTCISNFPTATYSGMLPGTLGGQFHDDEMRIELSALCNRAGAKLILADTNGLDLETGTVKFQDHDDLAFDALSIGVGSMPAGWQTHANSGSLVPIKPMQTFLARLEKRMDRVMDSAKPAAAQGSIDKPPVIRAVIVGGGVASVEIALCLQQQLAKQDQPREFSIEIITSSDNVADGMKSQSVRRIEQILRSRGILVTTGQRVTVVGNHFVETESGQRHEADIVIWATGASAPEVLSKLGLQTDDRGFIATSPTLQSLTDARIFAAGDSGTVLESPAPKAGVYAVRQSPILWNNLKAFLSGGLMETFRPQSDFLKLLNTGDGKAFLEYGPFSFHARWCWRLKTWIDKRFVSEFQTDYEAIQ, translated from the coding sequence TGCGACTTGACATGCATCAGCAATTTCCCGACCGCAACCTATTCGGGGATGCTGCCAGGAACCCTCGGCGGACAATTTCACGATGACGAAATGCGAATCGAACTGTCGGCATTGTGTAACCGTGCTGGTGCAAAACTGATTCTGGCGGATACGAACGGGCTCGATCTAGAAACTGGAACGGTGAAGTTCCAAGACCATGACGACCTCGCGTTTGATGCTCTGTCGATCGGTGTCGGCTCCATGCCAGCGGGCTGGCAAACACATGCGAACTCTGGATCGCTCGTACCAATCAAACCGATGCAGACATTTCTCGCTCGGCTTGAGAAACGAATGGATCGCGTCATGGATTCAGCCAAACCGGCTGCTGCCCAAGGCTCGATTGATAAGCCTCCTGTCATCCGAGCCGTGATCGTCGGCGGAGGCGTTGCCAGTGTCGAGATTGCTTTGTGTCTGCAGCAACAACTTGCAAAGCAGGATCAACCTCGTGAGTTCTCCATCGAGATCATCACCAGCAGCGACAATGTGGCCGATGGCATGAAGTCGCAGAGCGTCCGTCGCATCGAACAGATACTTCGTTCACGGGGTATTCTTGTGACGACCGGGCAACGAGTGACGGTGGTCGGCAACCATTTTGTCGAAACAGAATCGGGCCAACGCCATGAAGCTGACATCGTGATTTGGGCGACGGGTGCATCGGCCCCTGAAGTGCTCAGCAAACTGGGGTTGCAGACGGACGACCGTGGTTTCATCGCCACTTCACCCACGCTGCAATCCCTCACGGACGCACGAATTTTCGCGGCTGGCGATTCGGGGACGGTCCTTGAGTCACCCGCCCCCAAAGCCGGTGTGTACGCCGTTCGACAAAGCCCCATCCTGTGGAACAACCTCAAGGCGTTTTTATCGGGCGGATTGATGGAGACGTTTCGACCACAATCCGATTTCCTCAAACTACTGAACACCGGAGATGGGAAGGCTTTCCTGGAGTACGGCCCTTTCTCATTTCATGCCAGATGGTGCTGGCGGCTGAAAACATGGATCGACAAACGATTCGTTTCTGAGTTCCAAACTGACTACGAGGCCATTCAATGA
- a CDS encoding c-type cytochrome produces the protein MIDALKIDLGDTMNRTAAGRFAIRCIGIFLFTTLAGQPLAVETAFAQQTYPPGALGDVVRLGETLVNETNEHPLTKPFVGNSLKCTSCHLDAGRHEKAGSFIGVAAAYPAYSPREHSVITLEDRILNCFIRSQNGTRPTNGSKVPVAIAAYITWLSQGTPLRMNPAKPLGPKHMAILQSPPAAPSVKRGELLYQERCSSCHANDGIGTDDGPPVWGDLSFNDGAGLAGVPKMASWLKVAMPLDDTDLSDQEAFDIAAYVNSHTRPKFVAKPNP, from the coding sequence ATGATCGACGCACTCAAAATCGATTTGGGCGACACAATGAACCGGACGGCCGCTGGTCGCTTTGCCATTCGCTGCATCGGTATTTTTCTGTTCACAACGCTTGCCGGACAACCGCTTGCCGTTGAAACCGCGTTTGCTCAACAAACCTATCCCCCTGGTGCACTCGGTGACGTCGTACGGTTGGGTGAGACATTGGTCAACGAGACGAACGAGCATCCATTGACGAAGCCGTTTGTTGGCAATTCATTGAAGTGCACGTCTTGCCACTTGGACGCTGGTCGTCATGAGAAGGCAGGATCGTTCATTGGCGTTGCTGCAGCTTACCCGGCTTACTCGCCGCGAGAACATAGCGTGATCACCCTGGAAGATCGCATTTTGAACTGCTTCATCCGCAGCCAAAATGGCACGCGTCCCACGAATGGTTCGAAAGTCCCTGTGGCCATCGCCGCCTACATCACTTGGTTGTCGCAGGGCACACCGCTGAGGATGAATCCCGCCAAGCCACTGGGTCCGAAGCACATGGCGATTCTGCAGTCGCCTCCCGCTGCACCGAGCGTCAAACGTGGTGAGCTGCTCTATCAAGAACGCTGTTCTTCGTGCCATGCCAACGATGGTATCGGAACCGATGACGGCCCACCGGTTTGGGGCGACCTGTCCTTCAACGATGGCGCGGGTCTGGCGGGTGTGCCCAAGATGGCGTCATGGTTGAAAGTCGCCATGCCGCTTGATGACACGGACCTTTCCGACCAGGAAGCGTTCGACATTGCTGCCTACGTCAATTCACATACCCGTCCCAAGTTTGTGGCAAAGCCAAACCCATGA
- a CDS encoding sugar O-acetyltransferase: MLAGELYDASDPELAEARLVARERCHELNHSSPRDEEHRRRILKGLFASGGDTVWLEPPFRCDYGTNIHLGEHVYFNFDCVVLDVCDVRIGDSVFIAPGVHIYTATHPLESHLRRTQEYGKPVTIGNDTWIGGKAVICAGVTIGDRSVIGAGSVVTKDVPAGSLVVGNPGKVIRQID; the protein is encoded by the coding sequence ATGCTTGCCGGTGAGCTTTATGATGCGAGTGATCCGGAACTGGCGGAAGCACGCTTGGTCGCTCGCGAACGTTGTCACGAACTCAATCACAGTTCACCTCGTGATGAAGAACATCGACGACGTATTTTGAAAGGGCTGTTCGCCAGCGGCGGAGATACGGTTTGGTTGGAACCGCCATTTCGCTGCGACTATGGAACCAACATCCATCTCGGCGAGCACGTCTACTTCAACTTTGATTGCGTGGTCCTGGACGTTTGCGACGTGCGAATCGGAGACTCCGTCTTCATTGCCCCCGGCGTCCACATCTACACGGCAACGCATCCCTTGGAATCACATCTGCGCCGCACCCAGGAGTATGGAAAACCGGTCACCATCGGAAACGATACTTGGATCGGCGGCAAAGCGGTCATTTGCGCGGGCGTCACGATCGGTGACCGCAGCGTGATTGGTGCGGGCAGCGTGGTGACCAAGGATGTGCCTGCAGGATCTCTCGTCGTCGGAAATCCAGGCAAAGTGATCCGACAAATCGACTGA
- a CDS encoding class I SAM-dependent methyltransferase gives MTKRKPLLLLAIVIAAAISMNENGCAQEPQLAEPTKPQVPDGINDKFKDPKLNVDEWLERFEVESREVFGAREEVLKACAIQPGERIADVGAGTGFYSRLFAKKTGWDGWVYSVDIAPNFLQHIAARATADGIENLTTVLGTDVSIRLPPESVDMVFICDTYHHFESPQQSLASIYRALKPGGRLILIDFERIPGVTREFLLGHVRAGKDVFQNEVIASGFQFTDEVEIESFEENYLLRFKKPGGH, from the coding sequence ATGACCAAACGGAAACCACTTCTCTTGCTTGCGATCGTGATCGCTGCTGCTATCTCGATGAACGAGAACGGCTGTGCCCAGGAACCGCAGCTGGCTGAACCGACAAAGCCTCAGGTGCCGGATGGCATCAATGACAAATTCAAAGATCCCAAGTTGAATGTCGATGAATGGCTGGAACGCTTCGAAGTGGAAAGCCGCGAGGTGTTTGGGGCTCGTGAAGAAGTCCTCAAAGCCTGCGCAATCCAACCTGGCGAACGCATCGCCGACGTGGGAGCCGGCACCGGTTTTTATAGCCGCCTGTTTGCGAAGAAGACCGGCTGGGACGGCTGGGTCTACAGCGTGGACATCGCTCCTAATTTCTTGCAACACATCGCAGCCAGAGCAACTGCGGACGGCATTGAAAATCTCACGACTGTTTTAGGAACAGATGTTTCCATTCGCTTGCCGCCTGAGTCGGTTGACATGGTTTTCATCTGTGACACCTATCACCACTTCGAAAGCCCACAACAGTCGCTCGCATCGATTTACCGTGCTCTCAAACCCGGTGGTCGACTGATCCTGATTGACTTTGAACGCATTCCCGGTGTGACTCGTGAATTCTTGCTCGGCCATGTTCGCGCGGGCAAAGACGTTTTCCAAAACGAGGTCATCGCATCGGGATTTCAGTTCACGGACGAAGTCGAGATTGAGTCCTTCGAGGAAAACTACTTGCTGCGGTTCAAGAAGCCCGGTGGCCATTGA
- a CDS encoding cytochrome P450, with protein MQNGTSNLKDHLPGYRRLSRLPKQFLSISPFDGDCMPSRVRLFDPRSGRPTQPFPHRWNFEDPVRILETYFWKADDEQGPGRHNRYLDVPGFAPVLVTRDPGMIRAIATATGDREGQFDRDTLPSVGIARATGTDTLLYANGAEWKKQRKIAACPFGKTTLFQPEQFCEFADTFRETVRGRIDVLRQHLAASGQETVDIPLEPEVKVVMLEMLTNNFFGAEISYEELREKYVPALERVIDHIVSDTVKNRLGVPWRKFPSLSDRIVRAKADDATFEELTQRILAPRGEKKALWKQFKSDAPDAKLISNLKVFLAGALEATTSYATWAISHLARHPDAQEKVFEEVKDIDVYTPEILAGAKYLRAVLDETLRLTPSLYFLPRRATADTWVKSADGRKMFIPWGTHLLLDVWHANRHEDHWGVEVSGYPANVFEPDRWRILAESGRATKDTLHFGFGHGPRVCPGKHLGELEVGLTVGALVKTFRFWADAEENPARAGVSTKPADGTRVSMSLR; from the coding sequence ATGCAGAACGGAACGAGCAACTTGAAAGATCACCTTCCTGGCTATCGACGTCTTTCGCGATTGCCAAAGCAGTTCTTGTCAATCAGTCCGTTTGACGGGGATTGCATGCCGTCACGCGTGCGTTTGTTTGATCCGAGATCGGGCCGGCCCACCCAGCCGTTTCCGCACCGCTGGAATTTCGAAGATCCAGTTCGAATTCTCGAAACGTACTTTTGGAAAGCTGACGACGAACAAGGTCCGGGCCGCCACAATCGGTACCTCGATGTTCCCGGGTTTGCACCTGTTTTGGTGACTCGTGATCCGGGCATGATCCGAGCCATCGCGACGGCGACTGGAGACCGAGAGGGGCAATTCGATCGAGACACGCTTCCCTCGGTCGGCATTGCTCGAGCGACCGGCACCGATACGTTGCTATACGCCAACGGAGCGGAGTGGAAAAAACAGCGGAAAATCGCGGCCTGTCCATTCGGCAAAACGACCTTGTTTCAACCGGAACAGTTTTGCGAGTTCGCCGACACCTTTCGAGAAACGGTTCGCGGACGGATCGATGTGCTGCGACAGCATCTAGCGGCCAGTGGTCAAGAGACCGTGGACATTCCGTTGGAACCCGAGGTCAAGGTGGTGATGCTGGAAATGCTGACCAACAACTTTTTTGGTGCCGAAATCAGCTATGAAGAGCTGCGTGAAAAGTATGTTCCTGCTTTGGAGCGTGTGATCGACCATATTGTCTCAGACACGGTGAAGAACCGACTCGGGGTTCCATGGCGGAAGTTTCCGAGCTTGAGCGATCGGATTGTTCGAGCGAAAGCAGATGATGCCACGTTCGAGGAATTGACGCAGAGAATTTTGGCTCCACGCGGCGAGAAGAAAGCTTTGTGGAAGCAATTCAAGTCAGATGCACCCGATGCGAAGTTGATCAGCAACCTCAAGGTCTTCTTGGCGGGTGCTTTGGAGGCGACGACGTCCTACGCGACTTGGGCGATCTCTCATTTGGCGCGTCATCCCGACGCGCAAGAGAAAGTCTTCGAAGAAGTGAAGGACATCGATGTTTACACACCGGAGATCTTGGCGGGGGCGAAATACCTGCGAGCGGTGCTGGACGAGACATTGCGGTTGACACCTTCGTTGTACTTTTTGCCGCGACGAGCCACCGCCGATACCTGGGTGAAGTCGGCCGACGGTCGGAAAATGTTCATTCCCTGGGGCACCCATTTGTTACTGGACGTGTGGCATGCCAATCGTCATGAGGACCACTGGGGCGTGGAGGTGTCCGGCTATCCGGCGAACGTGTTTGAACCCGATCGCTGGCGAATTCTTGCCGAGTCGGGTCGGGCAACAAAGGACACGCTGCACTTCGGGTTCGGGCACGGACCGAGAGTTTGTCCTGGCAAACACCTCGGCGAACTCGAGGTGGGATTGACTGTCGGGGCGCTCGTGAAAACGTTCCGTTTCTGGGCCGACGCAGAAGAAAATCCAGCTCGTGCGGGCGTCTCCACCAAACCCGCCGATGGGACTCGTGTAAGTATGTCACTCCGCTGA